From one Perca flavescens isolate YP-PL-M2 chromosome 19, PFLA_1.0, whole genome shotgun sequence genomic stretch:
- the LOC114546113 gene encoding Fc receptor-like A has translation MFEGESVSLSCEEDDSSAGWTLRGNTTRETRTQCGDGWGRPAGSSCNISYMVPGDSGVYWCESREGATSNSITITVTGGPVILQSPVLPVMEGEDLTLTCKTETSSNLPAGFYKDGSFIRTEPAGHMTIHHVSRSDEGLYKCHISSVGESPPSWVSVTGEEVKEKPTTTSPPTTSDFNTSSSPPVSSPPPLVLWSIVPVGVLVLLVLLVLPVLLLRRCLRRKPKG, from the exons ATGTTTGAAGGagagtctgtctctctgagctgtgaggaggacgacagctctgctggatggaCTCTGAGGGGGAACACAACCAGAGAAACCAGGACTCAGTGTGGAGATGGCTGGGGAAGACCTGCTGGTTCTTCCTGTAACATCAGCTACATGGTCCCAGGGGACAGTGGAGTTTACTGGTGTGAGTCCAGAGAGGGAGCAACCAGTAACAGCAtcaccatcactgtcactg gtggaccagtgatcctgcagagtcctgtcctccctgtgatggagggagaagacctcactctgacctgtaaaacagagacctcctccaacctcccagctggtttctataaagatggctccttcatcaggactgagcctgcaggtcacatgaccatccaccatgtttccaggtctgatgaaggcctctacaagtgtcacatcagcagtgttggagagtctccacccagctgggtctctgtcacAGGTGAGGAGGTTAAAG AGAAACCCACGACTACAAGTCCTCCTACAACCTCTGACTTCAACACTTCTTCCTCTCCCCcggtctcctctcctcctccccttgtgTTGTGGTCCATTGTTCCAGTCGGTGTCCTGGTTCTCCTGGTTCTGCTGGTTCTCCCGGTTCTCCTGCTGAGACGATGCCTCCGTAGGAAACCTAAAGGTTAG